Proteins encoded in a region of the Geobacillus genomosp. 3 genome:
- a CDS encoding MerR family transcriptional regulator, whose amino-acid sequence MERFKIDDVAKATGLTKRTIRYYEEIGLIKPPARSEGGTRLYTADDIEQLKNIVAAREVLGFSLQELQHFLALKEKIKTHREEYRHAAAGSEQRRELEQMAAGLHRQISMLDDKMEKMMAFKQELEQMAKRIDAILQERREE is encoded by the coding sequence ATGGAACGATTCAAGATCGATGACGTCGCCAAAGCAACCGGCTTAACAAAACGGACGATCCGCTATTACGAGGAGATCGGTCTGATCAAACCGCCGGCGCGCAGCGAAGGCGGCACGCGCCTGTATACAGCCGACGACATCGAACAGTTGAAAAATATTGTCGCCGCCCGTGAAGTGCTCGGTTTTTCGCTTCAAGAGCTGCAGCACTTTTTGGCGTTGAAGGAAAAAATCAAGACCCATCGGGAAGAATATCGCCACGCCGCCGCCGGCAGCGAACAGCGGCGCGAGCTCGAACAAATGGCCGCCGGGCTGCACCGACAAATCTCCATGCTTGATGACAAAATGGAGAAAATGATGGCATTTAAACAAGAGTTGGAACAAATGGCCAAACGAATAGACGCCATCTTGCAAGAGAGGAGAGAAGAATAG